GAATGCATGTCGTACAGTCACCGCTACCGGATAGCTCATGGCGCCGAGCGCATCGCCACGCGTCCGGTCTCAGGCGGGAACACACACCATGCGCCGTCGTCGTGCCTGAAAAAAAAGAGTCCAACCGAGCCTGCAGGTCGGAGTATTTCGACACGCACATAGCACCTCTGATTCGAGCGCGTGCGACTGAATCGGGTCACCCGAACCGGTGTCGAAAGAGTCGGCACAAGCCATTTCTCGACCTGCAAACGCAATGATCTCGCTGCTACATTCACCTTCGTCTCCTTCAACTGCCAATTTCCAACTCGGGGCAGGAAACTTACGTATCGGAGTGCGCTGATAACGCGACGCCAACGACCAAAAGTCGCCTGCGGAATTGCGAGAACTCGGACATTTTGCGAATCCCTCGAATAGCCTGATGGTCAATGGAAAGCGCGGGCTCAAGCTCAAGCTCAAGCTCGGAACGATGCGGCCTACCTCGTGAGTACCGACGATGATGTTCCGTATTCGGACCATAAGTTTCATATCGGACCACAATTCAATTATAGGCGGGGAATTTTTCTGAAAACAACTAAATTCTGTAAAGGTCAGCGCAAACCCTAACGTTGTGACGATATGGCCTCGCGGTAGATACAGCGTCAGGGGGATACCCCTAGAATACGACTCGAGCGCACATAGATGCGCCGCTCGTGACAGCGTTGTGGCTGGCACGCTACCCCGGCGGGCCGATTCGACTGACAAAACAAGGCACCAATGCCCGGAGATCCGGACAGTCCTGGTCTGGCTTTTGTTAGGGGCCGCGGTGGGGTTGTCGGACTGGCGCCAGAGTCCCGTCTAAAACGACTTTCGGCAACCTATATGCGCGTGGCATTTATAGAGGAGTGCGAAATAATAATTCAAGATGCCGATAAATTTCATGATATGAAATCCCCAATCCTGAACGCATCCAAACCACTCCCACCGAAAGACATCGCCGTCGGGTGTCAACCACACCAATCGCCGCCTAGGGCAAAGGCACTGCATCGCTAGAGCCACATCGCGGCAAGAGGTGTCGGAAACCGCGATCTACGCCTGGTTAGCGACGGGTACGCGCATCCATCGCGGGTTGCGCGACTTCCGGACACCGTCGGTGGGCAACGACGGCAGACGCCAGCTTGAATCCTTCAAAACCGAGTGTTTATATTCCTTGGACATTCCTTACGTATCCGCTTCCTTCAGGACACGCTGGCTTTGGATATGCCCTAGCGGTGCGTCAACAGCTACCCCGCTACCGCTTTTTCCGCTATCAGACTCCCGCGCCTGCGGTTTACCCGCCCTGGTAATGACCCTGCCCCACGGTCTCGTCGTGGTCCTTTGTCTCGCACTCCTCCCCACCATACATCGGGTGCCCGCGTTTCCCGCGTCGACGCCGCACATTTCTTGCGCGTTGACATCCCTGATTGGGTGAAATAGACTGTTCTCCATTCAGACCATTAGTCTCGCATGAGAACAAATTCATTGCGAAATATTCTCTGCCAGAAACTTTCGCGACAACGACTCCGAGAACCTCCAGTCGAGTCGTCGCGGCCCGCGACAGGAAAATTCACCGAATCGGGAGCACGAAGATGAAATCCCTCGAAGGTAGAAAGGCACTCGTGGTTGCGGGTGCGAAGGGCATTGCCAAGGCGTGTGTAGAACGATTTGCCGCTGCTGGAGCAGAAGTCTGTTTCTCCGATATCAACGCCCAGGCCGGCTTTGCGCTCGCTGAAAAACTTCAGGAGGCCGGCTATAAGGCAAGCTTCTTCGTGTCAGATGCGGGTGATTCGAAACAGGTCCGGGAACTGGTGAAGTCGGCTATTGACACGATGGGCACCATCGATGTTCTGCTTAACAGTGCAGGCGTGGCAACGCCGCAGGATCTGCTTGACATCACCGAAGAGGAATATGACCGGACGCTCAACGTCAATCTGAAATCGGCATTTGTGGCGAGTCAGGAAGTGGCACGCCACCTTCTGGCCAATAAGAGCACGGGGGTGATCATCAACATGTCCTCGGTCAATTCCGTCATGACGATTCCCAGCATCCTGGTCTACAACGTCTCGAAGGGCGGCATCAACCAGCTGACGAGAAACATGGCGGTCACGCTAGCTCCTCATGGCATCCGCGTGAATGCAATCGGTCCTGGCACCATCGAAACTGAGCTCGTGCGATCGACCGTGTTGTCGTCCGAAGAAGCCATGGCGAAGATCATGTCACGCACACCGATGGGTAGGCTCGGCCAACCGGAGGAAATGGCCTCGATCGCCGTGTTCCTCGCGAGTGATGAGTCATCCTATATCACCGGACAAATCATCTTCGCAGATGGCGGCCGTATGGGTCTCAACTACACCTGCTGACAGTGGCTAGACACTGTCGTCTGACACGCATGTTGACGTGACGGTCTGCCGACAGGAAGGGAGCGTCACCACGATGTCCGAAGCCACGCAACAGGTAGCTCGCAGCCAAAGCAGAAAATTTCAATACTGAGTATGAAGGACGGAGGAGACAAAATGGCCAGTGCATTGGCTGAGATCAGAGTATTAGACCTGTCGCGCGTGTTGGCGGGTCCATGGGCGGCTCAGACGCTTGGAGACATGGGTGCAGAAGTCATCAAAGTTGAGCGTCCCAATACTGGTGATGACACGCGCACTTGGGGGCCGCCTTACGTGAAGGACGCAAACGGCGAACTAACCCGAGAGTCGGCCTATTTCATGTGCACGAATCGCAACAAGAAGTCCGTCACTATCGACTTCACCCGCCCCGAAGGTCAGGAGCTTGTGAGGCAACTAGCAGCGAAATCGGACATTGTTATCGAGAACTTCAAGGTAGGTGGCCTCAAGCAGTACGGTCTCGACTACGCGTCCCTAAGCGCTATTAATCCACGTCTCATCTATTGCTCGATTACTGGCTTTGGACAAACTGGCCCCTACGCGCCTCGGCCAGGCTATGACTTTCTGATCCAGGCCATGGGTGGCCTGATGAGCATCACCGGTCATGGCGATAGCGAGCCGGGTGGTGGCCCGATGAAGGTCGGCGTGGCTTTGACGGATGTTATGACCGGGCTATATGCAGCCATCGCAATCTTGGGTGCACTTGCCGCCCGGAGCGGCACGGGTCGCGGTCAGCACATCGACATGAGTCTGCTCGATGTCCAGGTGGCCTGCCTCGCTAATCAGGCTATGAACTACCTTCATGGCGGTGTCATTCCAGGACGCCTCGGCAACGCTCACCCGAACGTAGTTCCCTACCAGGACTTTCCGACTGCCGATGGGAACATGATCCTGGCTATCGGTAACGAC
Above is a genomic segment from Paraburkholderia phenazinium containing:
- a CDS encoding SDR family NAD(P)-dependent oxidoreductase, with amino-acid sequence MKSLEGRKALVVAGAKGIAKACVERFAAAGAEVCFSDINAQAGFALAEKLQEAGYKASFFVSDAGDSKQVRELVKSAIDTMGTIDVLLNSAGVATPQDLLDITEEEYDRTLNVNLKSAFVASQEVARHLLANKSTGVIINMSSVNSVMTIPSILVYNVSKGGINQLTRNMAVTLAPHGIRVNAIGPGTIETELVRSTVLSSEEAMAKIMSRTPMGRLGQPEEMASIAVFLASDESSYITGQIIFADGGRMGLNYTC
- a CDS encoding CaiB/BaiF CoA transferase family protein, whose product is MKDGGDKMASALAEIRVLDLSRVLAGPWAAQTLGDMGAEVIKVERPNTGDDTRTWGPPYVKDANGELTRESAYFMCTNRNKKSVTIDFTRPEGQELVRQLAAKSDIVIENFKVGGLKQYGLDYASLSAINPRLIYCSITGFGQTGPYAPRPGYDFLIQAMGGLMSITGHGDSEPGGGPMKVGVALTDVMTGLYAAIAILGALAARSGTGRGQHIDMSLLDVQVACLANQAMNYLHGGVIPGRLGNAHPNVVPYQDFPTADGNMILAIGNDTQFAKLCAVLERPELLSDSRFASNAARVANRNELVQTLRDITVQRTTDTWLAQLESTGVPSGPVNTLDRVFRDPQVIHRNLKIEMEHTQAGPLPLLASPVRLSDTPVEYRLPPPLLGEHTNDVLSTVLNLAPEVLARLTSENVI